In one Sporomusa sphaeroides DSM 2875 genomic region, the following are encoded:
- a CDS encoding TIGR01212 family radical SAM protein (This family includes YhcC from E. coli K-12, an uncharacterized radical SAM protein.), with amino-acid sequence MTTSGVRYNAYSEHLRERYGEKVYKLPVSLPVTCPNRDGQCGHNGCVFCGEIGAGYENLPASLTVSDQLAANKAHIAPKYKAKKFIPYFQNFSNTYLPVEQLKHHVIEACKEDIVAIALATRPDCINDNYLEMLAAIKDEYGVDICIELGLQTVNYHTLEKINRGHTLAEFIDATRRIKHWSMDVCTHLIVNLPWDGMTDVIESAKIVSALEVDQVKLHALYIVKNTVMADWYQKGEITLISKEEYVERVVTFLEYLHPDIVIQRLIGRAPETNTLFTNWQTGWWKIREAIEGQLVERDTWQGKKCSYLNGSAVKKFVR; translated from the coding sequence ATGACGACTTCTGGAGTTAGATACAACGCCTATTCCGAACACCTGCGTGAGCGGTATGGCGAGAAGGTATACAAACTACCGGTTAGCTTGCCGGTAACCTGCCCTAACCGGGACGGTCAATGCGGCCATAATGGCTGTGTGTTTTGCGGCGAAATTGGCGCAGGCTATGAAAATTTGCCGGCTTCGTTGACTGTTAGTGATCAGTTAGCAGCCAACAAGGCGCATATTGCACCCAAATATAAAGCTAAGAAATTTATTCCTTACTTTCAAAATTTCAGCAACACCTATTTGCCTGTTGAACAGTTAAAACATCATGTCATCGAAGCCTGCAAGGAAGATATTGTGGCCATCGCGTTAGCCACCAGACCTGATTGTATTAATGATAATTATCTGGAGATGCTGGCTGCTATAAAAGACGAATATGGTGTTGATATATGTATTGAACTGGGGCTGCAGACGGTCAACTATCATACCTTAGAGAAGATTAACCGTGGCCACACGCTGGCAGAATTTATTGATGCCACCCGGAGAATTAAACACTGGTCGATGGATGTATGTACACATCTTATCGTAAACCTTCCCTGGGATGGCATGACAGATGTGATAGAAAGTGCGAAAATCGTTTCGGCACTGGAAGTTGATCAGGTCAAACTGCATGCTCTTTATATTGTAAAGAATACAGTAATGGCCGACTGGTATCAGAAAGGTGAGATTACGCTCATTAGTAAAGAAGAATATGTGGAGAGGGTGGTCACCTTTCTGGAATATCTTCACCCCGATATTGTTATTCAACGTCTAATTGGCCGTGCGCCTGAGACCAACACATTATTTACCAACTGGCAGACAGGCTGGTGGAAGATACGGGAAGCGATCGAAGGTCAATTGGTGGAGCGAGATACGTGGCAAGGCAAAAAATGCAGCTATTTAAACGGTTCGGCAGTAAAAAAGTTTGTCAGATGA
- a CDS encoding B12-binding domain-containing radical SAM protein: MERRNAMKVLLSTLNAKYIHSSLALRYLTAFCKQSGQDITVREYTVNNGLLTVLSDMYACQADIIGLACYIWNIEASLELANLIKKVQPNAVIVLGGPEVTYQPEDILHSNEAIDYIVLGEGEQTLTALLKALAQGEPAQNIPGVACRSTLMAANCQPQVVGNLDDIPFPYHHEDMVLLKDKILYYESSRGCPFSCQYCLSSATSGVRFLSQERIISDLSFFIEHDVKQVKFVDRTFNARKEHYFPIMKFLAAQTCRTNFHFEIAADIWDQEVLEFLRDIPPGRFQFEIGIQSTNEQTLAVIKRHNNWSQIVDNVSQVRDYGNIHLHLDLIVGLPHETISEFAKSFNDVYQLQPAMLQIGFLKLLKGSGIRRTAVDHGYVYMDRAPYEVLANKYLDYSQIRKLKILEEVFEQVYNTGRFRYSLPWLIALSGKGAFDFYDRLACRWEQQGYHLVAHSAKTIYKHMADFCAEVYPQVQHEYREFLKFDALMQEQGTVRPEFLPWNQINQAAADKWAEAKTAFWRDTECVRRYLPDYEFTTWRDIKKQYHIEVFTVDIPAYLRGNEDLTWRETAVLFSYQNAKPSYQVINYDDFWS, translated from the coding sequence ATGGAACGGAGAAATGCCATGAAGGTTTTGTTATCAACATTAAATGCAAAATACATCCATTCATCTTTAGCACTGAGATATTTGACTGCTTTTTGTAAGCAGTCCGGACAGGATATAACTGTTCGTGAATATACCGTAAATAATGGGTTGCTCACAGTGCTGAGCGATATGTACGCTTGTCAGGCTGATATTATTGGCCTGGCTTGTTATATTTGGAATATTGAGGCCAGTTTGGAGTTGGCAAATTTAATTAAAAAAGTACAGCCTAATGCTGTTATTGTGCTGGGTGGTCCGGAGGTCACTTATCAACCGGAAGATATTTTGCACAGCAATGAGGCCATTGACTACATTGTTCTTGGTGAAGGCGAACAAACGCTGACTGCTTTGTTAAAAGCGCTGGCTCAAGGTGAGCCTGCTCAGAATATTCCCGGGGTGGCTTGCCGGAGCACTCTGATGGCAGCCAACTGTCAGCCACAGGTAGTCGGCAATCTTGATGACATTCCTTTTCCCTATCATCATGAAGATATGGTGCTGCTAAAAGATAAAATTCTGTACTATGAAAGTTCACGCGGCTGTCCGTTTTCTTGTCAATATTGCCTGTCAAGCGCCACTTCCGGGGTGCGATTTTTGAGTCAGGAGCGGATAATCAGTGACCTTTCCTTTTTTATTGAGCATGATGTTAAACAGGTTAAGTTTGTTGATCGCACATTTAATGCCCGCAAAGAGCATTATTTTCCAATAATGAAGTTTCTGGCAGCACAAACTTGCCGGACTAATTTTCATTTTGAGATTGCAGCCGATATTTGGGACCAAGAGGTATTGGAGTTTTTGCGCGATATTCCACCCGGCAGGTTCCAGTTTGAAATCGGCATTCAATCAACCAATGAACAGACGTTGGCGGTAATAAAGCGACATAACAACTGGTCACAGATTGTTGACAATGTCAGTCAGGTCAGAGACTATGGCAATATTCATCTGCATCTTGACTTAATTGTCGGGCTGCCGCATGAGACTATAAGCGAATTTGCCAAATCCTTCAATGATGTTTACCAACTGCAGCCGGCAATGCTGCAGATCGGCTTTCTTAAATTGCTTAAGGGTTCTGGTATTAGGCGTACTGCGGTCGACCATGGGTATGTTTACATGGATAGAGCACCCTACGAAGTATTGGCAAACAAATATCTGGATTATAGCCAGATCAGAAAACTTAAGATTTTAGAAGAAGTCTTTGAACAGGTGTACAATACCGGACGTTTCCGGTATAGTCTGCCCTGGCTTATTGCACTTAGCGGCAAAGGGGCTTTCGATTTTTACGATAGATTAGCTTGTCGGTGGGAACAGCAGGGGTATCATCTTGTTGCGCACAGTGCCAAGACTATATATAAGCACATGGCTGATTTTTGTGCAGAGGTTTATCCGCAGGTGCAGCATGAATACCGTGAGTTTTTGAAATTTGACGCGCTAATGCAGGAACAGGGGACAGTCCGTCCGGAATTTTTACCTTGGAACCAGATAAATCAGGCAGCGGCTGATAAATGGGCGGAGGCTAAGACCGCCTTTTGGCGCGATACCGAATGTGTCCGCCGCTATTTACCAGATTATGAGTTTACGACATGGCGGGATATTAAAAAGCAATACCATATTGAAGTATTTACTGTGGATATTCCTGCTTATTTACGGGGGAATGAAGACTTGACCTGGCGGGAAACAGCGGTGCTGTTCTCTTATCAGAATGCGAAACCATCTTATCAGGTGATTAATTATGACGACTTCTGGAGTTAG
- a CDS encoding N-acetylmuramoyl-L-alanine amidase family protein, with the protein MRIMIDGRYLPGNARVNRDLLITLRNMAQMLKWGIRYDAQRELVLINSKDSSMPPLPLDNPADERTEDENARLAGKVICLDPGHGGSDPGAVGPTGTREKDNTLAIALLLKEKLEKNGATIVMTRDTDTDVTYTDATSKEELGARVEAARQAEADMFVSIHNDSFTSTTAAGTTTFHYGGKDSIKLANLVQRSLVENLGTKNRGARFASFYVLRYTNMPSILVEVAFISNPVEEMLLSSVDGRENAAESICDGILKYYKV; encoded by the coding sequence ATGCGAATAATGATTGATGGGCGCTATTTGCCTGGCAACGCCCGTGTCAACCGTGATTTATTAATAACCCTGCGTAATATGGCCCAAATGCTCAAATGGGGAATTCGTTATGATGCGCAACGCGAATTGGTTCTTATCAATTCCAAAGACTCCTCTATGCCGCCTCTGCCACTTGACAATCCGGCCGATGAAAGAACGGAAGATGAGAACGCCCGCCTTGCCGGTAAGGTAATTTGCCTTGATCCCGGTCACGGCGGCAGCGATCCCGGGGCTGTAGGCCCAACAGGTACCCGGGAAAAAGACAATACCCTGGCTATCGCCTTACTGCTTAAAGAAAAACTGGAAAAAAACGGCGCTACCATCGTCATGACAAGAGATACTGATACCGATGTAACCTACACTGACGCAACATCCAAGGAGGAACTGGGGGCAAGAGTTGAAGCTGCCCGGCAGGCAGAAGCCGATATGTTTGTTAGTATCCATAATGACTCCTTTACCAGCACTACCGCCGCAGGCACTACCACTTTCCATTACGGTGGCAAGGATTCGATAAAACTGGCCAATCTGGTGCAACGCAGTTTAGTTGAAAATCTCGGTACGAAAAACCGTGGCGCACGTTTTGCCAGCTTCTACGTCTTGCGTTACACAAACATGCCGTCAATCCTTGTGGAGGTAGCTTTTATTTCCAATCCGGTTGAAGAAATGTTGTTATCCAGCGTGGATGGGCGCGAAAATGCCGCCGAGAGTATCTGTGACGGTATTTTAAAATACTATAAAGTATAA